One Candidatus Auribacterota bacterium DNA segment encodes these proteins:
- a CDS encoding carbamoyltransferase has protein sequence MNILGISCFYHDAAAALCVDGMIVAAAEEERFTRKKHDSGFPKNAINFCLEFADLKMSDLDYVVFYEKPFIKMERLLLTYIATWPRSLKSFLSAMPVWMKEKMHIPSIIQKETGYEGPILYTDHHISHAASCFLCSPFAEAAIFTIDGVGEWNSAAYGTGSGNQIELTHEINFPHSLGLLYSAFTGYLGFRVNDGEYKVMGMAPYGTPRYIDKVKQLVQINDDGSFKLNMDYFAYHYRLENLSPKFIDLFGPPRAPESIFYTEKLYPGKDLPEWNDAYAGNCQRFADIAHSIQDVTEEAMLKTAEFLHRTTGMDYLCMAGGVALNCVANGEILRKTSFKEVWIQPGAGDSGCAIGAALYVYNTVIGNPRKWVMKHGYLGPSFSEDSIRKWLNEHNIPYTEYSEKDLPKAVAKLIAEENVVGFYHGRMEFGPRALGARSILADPRNPKMKDILNEKIKHREQFRPFAPAVLVEKAGEYFNIGCTDAPYMLLVGEVRQDKRKVIPAVTHADNTARPQTVRREVNPRYYDIIAEFGKLTGVPVIINTSFNVRGEPIVLTPYEAYRCFATTDMDYVVLERFIVSKKAIRSEHVPPPPKNLLLDK, from the coding sequence ATGAACATCCTCGGGATATCATGTTTCTATCATGACGCGGCGGCGGCCCTCTGTGTGGATGGGATGATCGTCGCCGCGGCAGAGGAAGAGCGATTTACCAGGAAGAAGCACGATTCCGGCTTCCCCAAAAACGCGATCAATTTCTGCCTCGAGTTCGCCGATCTCAAAATGTCCGACCTCGATTACGTCGTCTTCTATGAAAAGCCGTTTATAAAGATGGAGAGGTTATTGCTCACCTATATCGCAACATGGCCGCGATCCCTGAAGTCGTTCCTCTCCGCCATGCCCGTGTGGATGAAGGAGAAGATGCATATCCCCTCAATCATACAGAAGGAAACTGGTTACGAGGGGCCGATCCTCTACACCGACCACCATATCTCACACGCGGCGAGCTGCTTCCTATGCTCACCGTTCGCGGAGGCGGCCATCTTTACCATCGACGGCGTCGGGGAGTGGAACAGCGCTGCCTACGGCACCGGGAGTGGGAACCAGATCGAGCTCACGCATGAGATCAACTTCCCGCATTCCCTCGGCCTCCTTTACAGCGCCTTCACCGGCTACCTGGGTTTCCGTGTCAACGATGGAGAGTACAAGGTCATGGGCATGGCCCCCTACGGGACCCCTCGGTACATTGACAAGGTGAAGCAGCTCGTGCAGATCAATGACGACGGCAGTTTTAAGCTGAACATGGACTACTTCGCGTACCACTACAGGCTGGAGAACCTCTCGCCGAAGTTCATTGACCTTTTTGGCCCGCCGCGCGCGCCGGAGTCAATCTTCTATACCGAAAAGCTATATCCGGGCAAGGACCTGCCCGAGTGGAACGACGCTTATGCCGGAAACTGTCAGCGCTTTGCGGACATCGCCCACAGCATTCAGGACGTCACCGAGGAGGCGATGCTGAAAACCGCCGAGTTCCTGCACCGAACCACAGGGATGGATTACCTCTGCATGGCGGGAGGGGTGGCGCTGAACTGCGTCGCAAACGGCGAGATCCTGCGCAAAACCTCTTTCAAGGAGGTCTGGATACAGCCGGGAGCGGGCGACTCCGGGTGCGCCATCGGCGCGGCCCTCTATGTCTACAACACCGTCATCGGGAACCCTCGAAAGTGGGTTATGAAGCATGGTTACCTCGGGCCATCCTTCAGCGAGGATTCCATCAGGAAGTGGTTGAATGAGCACAATATCCCCTACACCGAATATTCCGAGAAGGATCTTCCCAAGGCGGTGGCGAAACTCATCGCCGAGGAAAACGTGGTCGGCTTCTACCACGGGCGGATGGAGTTCGGCCCGCGCGCGCTCGGGGCGCGCTCCATTCTCGCCGATCCGCGCAACCCGAAGATGAAGGACATCCTCAACGAGAAGATAAAGCACCGGGAACAGTTCAGGCCATTCGCCCCCGCCGTGCTGGTGGAGAAGGCCGGGGAATATTTCAACATCGGCTGCACGGATGCCCCGTACATGCTCCTTGTGGGCGAGGTGAGGCAGGACAAGAGGAAGGTCATCCCCGCGGTGACGCACGCGGACAACACGGCGCGCCCGCAGACCGTGCGCAGGGAGGTGAACCCGCGCTACTACGATATCATCGCCGAGTTCGGGAAGCTCACCGGCGTCCCCGTGATCATCAACACCTCTTTCAATGTCAGGGGCGAGCCGATCGTGCTCACCCCGTACG
- a CDS encoding DUF5989 family protein — MTRLSVFKELFLFLKETKRWWLAPIIIVLLLLGIFIFLTEGSAVLPFIYTLF, encoded by the coding sequence ATGACAAGGTTGAGCGTTTTTAAGGAGTTATTTCTGTTCCTGAAAGAAACCAAGAGGTGGTGGCTGGCGCCGATCATCATTGTATTGTTGTTGCTCGGCATATTTATATTCCTCACTGAGGGTTCAGCCGTTCTGCCGTTTATCTACACGCTCTTTTAA
- a CDS encoding isoprenylcysteine carboxylmethyltransferase family protein gives MNVGASYLLVILIYACGIPLLIAQLGPMFDRLLSLGPLLPFPYQIAAGIIALAYAWFWIAWAQVFIIRRGKGHPNEILGYELGPLTQRLVTEGPYRHTRNPMAYGLLVFYFVALAFLRNSIITLVLFPLACVFEIWYHKTFEEPGLLKRFGSEYERYRKEVPILLPLLRVVRYSR, from the coding sequence ATGAACGTGGGGGCAAGCTACCTCCTCGTCATACTGATTTACGCGTGCGGGATTCCGCTCCTGATCGCTCAACTGGGACCGATGTTTGACCGGCTCCTCAGCCTGGGTCCGCTGCTGCCATTCCCCTACCAGATCGCGGCAGGCATCATCGCCCTCGCCTACGCCTGGTTCTGGATCGCATGGGCGCAGGTGTTCATCATCAGGCGCGGCAAAGGGCATCCGAATGAAATACTCGGCTACGAGCTGGGACCGCTCACGCAACGCCTCGTCACCGAGGGGCCCTACCGCCACACGCGCAATCCGATGGCGTATGGCCTGCTTGTATTCTACTTCGTCGCCCTTGCGTTCCTCCGCAATTCGATCATCACGCTCGTGCTCTTCCCTCTCGCCTGTGTCTTTGAGATATGGTACCACAAGACATTTGAAGAGCCTGGATTGCTCAAGCGTTTTGGGAGCGAGTATGAACGATATCGGAAAGAGGTTCCGATACTCCTCCCCCTGCTCCGCGTGGTGAGGTACTCACGCTAG
- a CDS encoding bifunctional nuclease family protein produces the protein MLVQVDVKKIIATPSAYAIFLGNGDKTFVLYVGPGVGMAMSMTVEGVRKIRPLTHDLITSILAGLGVIIERVVINDLRGSTFYARIFLREESEGSTRIVELDARPSDCVVLAKQNGAPIYVESSVLTKVEDVSHLLSTRGEASDDSEKE, from the coding sequence ATGCTCGTCCAGGTGGATGTTAAGAAGATCATCGCAACACCGTCTGCGTATGCCATCTTTTTGGGGAATGGGGATAAAACCTTCGTCCTCTACGTGGGCCCGGGGGTGGGGATGGCGATGTCCATGACGGTCGAGGGCGTGAGAAAAATTCGCCCGCTCACCCACGATCTCATCACCAGCATTCTCGCGGGACTCGGGGTGATCATCGAACGGGTGGTGATCAATGACCTTCGCGGCAGCACCTTTTACGCGCGCATCTTCCTCAGGGAAGAGAGCGAGGGCAGTACGCGCATCGTTGAGCTTGATGCGCGGCCGAGCGATTGCGTGGTGCTCGCGAAGCAAAATGGCGCGCCGATCTACGTCGAGAGCAGTGTGCTTACCAAGGTGGAGGATGTGAGCCATCTTCTCAGCACGAGGGGGGAGGCCTCGGATGACAGTGAAAAGGAGTAG
- a CDS encoding DUF6340 family protein, with the protein MTVKRSRAMCAAGLAIALAGCMSTTKVTIERLGPPVADVSGIGEVAVLPFADTATESQRGEAVAQHLAAVMVNTGRYRVMKSDQINTRLTAAGINFSYPPDAALVRKIGSALGVDAVLYGSVEKFQFEEESRLVKVREQVWTGDYARDSRGAIISDVGVDGEATPRQRFTKKLVEKNHLKRYAVLDIHFRMADAFPGNVICAKSESESRSWEGTGPEEIAQMPSREVILDLLLDRAVKSFVRQIAAHPIEEERVLETGVFHSTRLGVELAKNNLWDEAMEKWMQAIKAKPEDSAAYYNLGIGFERKGLFDLAYKSYQNALVRQPQSKRYIKAIAQIQKLMKELE; encoded by the coding sequence ATGACAGTGAAAAGGAGTAGGGCCATGTGCGCCGCGGGCCTCGCTATCGCGCTCGCGGGCTGCATGTCCACGACGAAGGTGACGATTGAGCGGCTCGGGCCGCCCGTTGCTGACGTGAGCGGAATAGGGGAGGTCGCCGTGCTCCCCTTTGCTGATACGGCAACGGAATCTCAACGTGGGGAGGCGGTTGCCCAGCACCTCGCTGCGGTGATGGTGAACACAGGGCGCTACCGGGTGATGAAGAGCGATCAGATAAACACGCGCCTCACCGCAGCGGGAATCAATTTCTCCTATCCCCCAGATGCCGCACTGGTGAGAAAAATCGGTTCCGCGCTGGGGGTGGATGCGGTGCTCTATGGATCAGTGGAAAAATTTCAATTCGAGGAGGAGAGCCGGCTGGTGAAAGTCAGGGAGCAGGTTTGGACAGGGGATTACGCACGAGACAGTCGCGGTGCTATTATTTCGGACGTGGGGGTGGATGGCGAGGCGACGCCGCGCCAGCGCTTTACAAAAAAGCTCGTGGAGAAGAACCACCTCAAGCGCTATGCCGTTCTTGATATCCACTTCCGCATGGCTGACGCCTTTCCGGGCAATGTGATCTGCGCCAAGTCGGAGTCGGAGTCGAGAAGCTGGGAGGGAACGGGGCCTGAGGAGATTGCGCAGATGCCATCGAGGGAAGTCATTCTTGATCTCCTCCTGGACCGTGCAGTAAAATCATTCGTACGCCAGATCGCCGCGCACCCTATTGAGGAAGAACGGGTGTTAGAAACAGGTGTGTTCCACTCGACGAGGCTCGGCGTGGAGCTCGCCAAAAACAATCTCTGGGATGAGGCAATGGAGAAATGGATGCAGGCCATCAAAGCCAAGCCTGAGGATTCGGCGGCGTACTACAATCTTGGCATCGGCTTCGAGCGCAAGGGACTCTTCGACCTCGCCTATAAATCCTACCAGAACGCGCTCGTGCGCCAGCCGCAGTCGAAGCGCTACATCAAGGCGATCGCACAGATCCAGAAGCTCATGAAGGAGCTGGAGTGA
- a CDS encoding thiolase family protein, with translation MQNPLIIAALRTPLGSFQGGLKDFPAPQLSGIVIRELLHRSGVPPADVTDVIMGNVLHAGLGQNPARQAAVHAGIPYGASALTIDMVCGSGIRAVSLAAQSILLGESAVIVAGGMENMSRAPHLSMRDCADGRAVSSLRYDGLRCAFSGKPMGIFAEHLARAHGIGRAAQDEYALSSHQRASASIDNGLFDPEVVPLQGPAGGDAGQGLARDECPRCDCTPEKLSILKPAFEKGGTVTAGNATPIADGAAAVLVASESYARGKGMRPLARILSWNMVGVEPRETFAALFPAVRGLLAKSGLALSDVDVFEIADSFAVEGIVGIRELRLPADRVNIRGGTLSLGHPLGASGCRILVTLLHILKDTRKKLGLAAICLGGGNAVAMLVENLPMAQH, from the coding sequence ATGCAGAATCCGCTGATCATCGCCGCACTGAGGACACCGCTCGGATCCTTTCAGGGAGGTCTCAAGGATTTCCCCGCCCCCCAGCTCTCCGGCATCGTCATCAGAGAACTGCTCCACCGGAGTGGAGTTCCTCCCGCCGACGTCACTGACGTCATCATGGGGAACGTCCTCCACGCGGGCCTGGGCCAGAACCCGGCCAGGCAGGCAGCGGTGCACGCCGGCATCCCCTATGGAGCTTCTGCGCTCACCATTGACATGGTGTGCGGCTCGGGGATCCGGGCTGTGTCCCTCGCTGCCCAATCCATATTACTCGGTGAAAGCGCGGTGATCGTCGCTGGCGGCATGGAGAACATGAGCCGGGCGCCTCACCTCTCGATGAGGGACTGCGCGGACGGGAGGGCAGTGAGTTCCTTGAGATACGACGGCCTCAGATGCGCCTTCAGCGGGAAACCCATGGGCATATTCGCCGAGCACCTCGCGCGCGCACACGGGATAGGCCGCGCCGCTCAGGACGAGTATGCCCTCTCGAGCCATCAGAGGGCATCCGCGAGCATTGACAACGGCCTTTTTGACCCGGAGGTCGTCCCCCTCCAGGGTCCGGCGGGAGGCGATGCAGGGCAGGGTCTTGCCCGTGACGAATGCCCCCGCTGTGATTGCACGCCCGAGAAGCTTTCCATCCTCAAACCCGCCTTTGAGAAAGGAGGGACCGTGACGGCAGGGAATGCAACTCCCATCGCGGATGGCGCCGCCGCGGTTCTGGTCGCCTCGGAGTCCTACGCACGCGGGAAGGGGATGCGGCCGCTCGCCCGCATCCTCTCCTGGAACATGGTCGGCGTTGAACCGCGGGAAACATTCGCGGCCCTCTTTCCCGCCGTGAGAGGGCTCCTCGCCAAGAGCGGCCTCGCGCTCAGCGACGTGGATGTATTTGAAATTGCTGACTCGTTCGCGGTCGAGGGGATCGTCGGTATCCGTGAGCTGCGGTTGCCCGCCGATAGAGTGAACATCCGCGGCGGCACGCTCTCACTCGGTCACCCGCTCGGTGCGAGCGGCTGCAGGATCCTGGTGACCCTCCTCCATATCCTGAAGGACACGCGGAAGAAACTGGGGCTCGCGGCAATCTGTCTGGGCGGTGGTAACGCGGTGGCGATGCTCGTGGAAAACCTTCCTATGGCCCAACACTGA